A window of Sphingobacterium sp. SRCM116780 contains these coding sequences:
- a CDS encoding BlaI/MecI/CopY family transcriptional regulator, protein MEKLTAQEEQAMQAIWNLKACFVKEILDNIKGEKMPYTTLASTVKNLEKKGFVKSVKYANANRYEPLISEENYKDKFMHSFVGDYFKNSYKDMVSFFVKEEKLSASELEEIVQMIKDNKSE, encoded by the coding sequence ATGGAAAAGTTAACCGCACAAGAAGAACAAGCAATGCAAGCCATTTGGAATCTTAAGGCATGTTTTGTAAAAGAAATTTTGGATAATATCAAAGGAGAGAAGATGCCGTATACAACTTTGGCTTCTACGGTAAAAAACCTAGAAAAAAAAGGATTTGTAAAATCGGTGAAGTATGCCAATGCAAACCGATATGAACCATTGATTTCTGAGGAGAACTACAAGGACAAATTTATGCATTCCTTTGTTGGTGATTATTTTAAGAATTCGTATAAAGACATGGTTTCTTTTTTTGTGAAAGAGGAAAAACTCTCCGCATCTGAATTGGAAGAAATCGTACAAATGATTAAGGACAATAAAAGCGAATAA
- the pth gene encoding aminoacyl-tRNA hydrolase — MNYLIVGLGNIGSEYADTRHNIGFMVADQLVKEANATFSTLKLAAYSEYKQRGHSVYVIKPTTYMNLSGKAMNYYMQLLKVPIQNTLVIVDDLAIPFGSLRIKPKGSAAGHNGLKSIEALCGGQAYPRLRFGIGDNYPKGRQIDYVLGPFDYEEQKELPQLIDHAVKMINSFINIGIELTMTNLNTK; from the coding sequence ATGAATTATCTTATCGTAGGATTAGGCAATATCGGAAGTGAATATGCCGATACTCGACATAATATTGGTTTTATGGTTGCTGATCAGCTTGTCAAAGAGGCAAATGCGACTTTTTCAACCTTAAAACTAGCGGCTTACTCAGAATATAAACAACGAGGACATAGTGTCTATGTCATTAAACCCACAACTTATATGAATTTGAGTGGTAAGGCCATGAACTATTATATGCAGCTACTGAAAGTACCTATTCAGAACACGTTGGTGATTGTGGATGATCTAGCTATTCCTTTTGGGTCACTGCGCATTAAACCTAAAGGCTCTGCAGCTGGTCACAATGGATTGAAATCAATCGAAGCATTATGTGGAGGTCAAGCATATCCTCGCCTTCGTTTTGGGATTGGTGACAATTATCCCAAAGGAAGACAAATCGATTATGTTCTAGGCCCTTTTGACTACGAGGAGCAAAAAGAACTGCCTCAACTTATCGATCATGCTGTAAAAATGATCAATAGCTTCATCAACATCGGAATCGAACTGACGATGACAAATCTGAATACAAAATAA
- a CDS encoding DUF2723 domain-containing protein: MNYTKINNVLGWACAIIATVTYMLTAERSTSWWDCGEFIASAYKMQIVHQPGAPLFLMIQNIFSNLALGDVTRIAFWMNVGSGVCSGITILFLFWTITALARKVVTKTVEGDYSSADLIKIFGSGLVGALAYAFSDTFWFSAVESEVYAMSSLCTAVVFWGILKWENHADEPGSDRWLIFIAYVMGLSIGVHLLNLLVIPAIALVIYFKRAKTVTSKGAIQSFLLGVVVLAVILWGVIQYSVKFAAYFDLFFVNSLGMGFGTGFSFFVILLVGLLAYGIWYSIKKVKPILNIVLIGASFIIFGYSSFAMIMIRAKANPTLNNSDPENAFTFLSYLGREQYASEPLFKGPNFDSKITGVEPTYSYRKDQDKYTKIQTGSTYQYDKEVLFPRVYSNRDGHPGYYADFLKLGEGQSPTFGDNLKFFFSYQIGHMYGRYFLWNFAGRQNDQQGHGTFTEGNWISGIKPIDQMLVGGQNAIPDSLKTDPSNNKYYFLPLIIGLIGAFWHFGKRQKDAGVVGLLFFFTGLAIVLYLNQSPLQPRERDYAYAGSFYAFAIWIGLGVFAIADFLGKKMNPKTAAGLTTVACLLAAPVLLAKENWDDHDRSHKLTARDLAKDYLESCAPNAILFTYGDNDTYPLWYAQEVEGIRTDVRVVNLSLLSADWYMEQMQYKANNADALPINIDKEKFKKGVRDVMYYQDVQVPGHVDLNLVLQIMLSDDPKNKAQLNTGEFENFLPTKNLSLAVDRNAVIQNKVVPKEWESSITDTLTWTYNKGYVTRAELSILSILAHNNWKRPIYFATTVPNDNYLGLDKYLVQEGFALRLMPINVAKENEGSVINTDAAYTDITKKYAWGNFATSPYLDPESYRMLSLITNTITGSTATQLLEQGKAKEAKEVAVLTYEKMPKRVFLMRDALSYALVINVLYSVGENQKANDIVSRNLLFLKQNMAYYNDIAQTKAELEYANIQTALRTLGAYKSILSQTKETKLLQEVTQLENGYKKQFGLE; the protein is encoded by the coding sequence ATGAACTATACTAAAATTAATAATGTTTTAGGGTGGGCTTGTGCTATTATAGCAACAGTCACTTATATGTTAACCGCCGAACGGTCAACGAGTTGGTGGGATTGTGGTGAGTTTATAGCTTCCGCATATAAAATGCAGATTGTTCACCAGCCAGGTGCTCCTTTATTTTTGATGATTCAAAATATATTCTCAAATCTTGCCTTAGGTGATGTTACACGTATCGCTTTTTGGATGAATGTGGGTTCTGGTGTATGTAGTGGTATCACTATTTTATTTTTGTTTTGGACGATTACTGCATTAGCACGAAAAGTCGTAACAAAAACTGTAGAAGGAGACTACTCGAGCGCCGATTTGATCAAGATTTTTGGATCAGGTTTGGTAGGTGCATTGGCGTATGCTTTCTCAGATACATTTTGGTTCTCCGCAGTAGAGTCCGAAGTATATGCGATGTCTTCATTATGTACTGCTGTTGTATTCTGGGGCATCTTGAAGTGGGAGAATCATGCAGATGAACCAGGTTCAGATCGTTGGTTGATTTTTATCGCCTATGTAATGGGATTGTCTATTGGTGTCCATTTATTGAACTTGCTTGTTATTCCAGCAATTGCTTTGGTGATCTATTTTAAAAGAGCAAAAACAGTTACAAGTAAAGGTGCTATCCAATCATTCTTATTAGGTGTTGTTGTACTAGCGGTTATTCTATGGGGTGTCATTCAATACTCCGTTAAATTTGCTGCCTATTTTGATTTATTCTTCGTGAATTCTTTAGGAATGGGCTTTGGTACTGGATTTTCTTTCTTTGTTATTCTGTTAGTCGGATTATTAGCATATGGCATTTGGTATTCTATCAAAAAAGTGAAGCCAATTCTAAATATAGTGCTTATCGGTGCATCCTTTATTATTTTTGGTTATAGTTCTTTCGCTATGATCATGATTCGTGCAAAGGCCAATCCTACTTTAAATAACAGTGATCCTGAAAATGCTTTTACATTCTTGAGTTATTTGGGACGTGAGCAATATGCAAGCGAACCTTTGTTTAAAGGACCTAACTTTGATTCTAAAATTACAGGTGTAGAACCTACCTATTCGTATAGAAAAGATCAAGATAAATACACCAAAATACAAACAGGTTCCACTTATCAATACGATAAGGAAGTCTTGTTTCCAAGGGTATATAGTAATCGCGATGGACATCCTGGCTATTATGCTGATTTCTTGAAATTAGGTGAAGGTCAATCTCCTACATTTGGCGATAACCTGAAATTCTTTTTTAGTTATCAAATAGGACATATGTATGGACGCTATTTCTTATGGAACTTTGCAGGACGTCAAAATGACCAGCAAGGTCATGGCACCTTTACGGAAGGGAATTGGATTTCGGGGATTAAGCCTATTGACCAAATGCTCGTAGGCGGACAAAACGCCATTCCTGATTCGTTGAAAACAGATCCATCGAATAATAAATATTATTTCTTGCCCTTGATTATTGGTCTAATTGGTGCTTTTTGGCACTTTGGTAAAAGACAAAAAGATGCTGGTGTTGTTGGACTATTGTTCTTTTTTACGGGTTTAGCTATTGTATTATACTTAAATCAGAGTCCTTTACAACCTCGTGAACGTGATTACGCTTATGCAGGTTCTTTCTATGCATTTGCCATTTGGATCGGATTGGGGGTGTTTGCAATAGCAGATTTTCTAGGAAAGAAAATGAATCCAAAAACTGCTGCTGGATTGACAACGGTAGCTTGTTTGTTAGCAGCTCCAGTTTTATTGGCAAAAGAAAACTGGGATGATCATGATCGTTCACATAAATTAACTGCTCGCGATTTGGCAAAAGATTATTTAGAATCTTGTGCTCCAAATGCGATTTTATTCACTTATGGTGATAACGACACCTATCCATTGTGGTATGCACAAGAGGTAGAAGGTATACGTACAGATGTTCGTGTGGTGAATCTAAGCTTATTGAGTGCTGATTGGTACATGGAACAAATGCAGTATAAAGCGAACAATGCCGATGCACTACCGATTAATATTGATAAAGAGAAATTTAAAAAAGGTGTTCGTGATGTGATGTATTATCAAGATGTACAAGTTCCAGGACATGTTGATTTGAACCTGGTATTACAGATTATGCTTTCCGATGATCCTAAAAATAAGGCGCAGTTAAATACAGGAGAGTTTGAGAATTTCTTACCAACGAAAAACCTTTCTTTGGCTGTAGATAGAAATGCAGTTATTCAAAATAAAGTAGTGCCTAAAGAATGGGAAAGCTCAATTACAGATACCTTAACATGGACCTATAATAAAGGATATGTAACGCGTGCAGAATTATCTATTTTATCTATTCTAGCGCACAATAACTGGAAACGTCCTATTTATTTTGCAACCACTGTTCCCAATGATAATTATTTAGGTTTAGATAAGTATTTAGTACAGGAAGGTTTTGCATTGCGTTTGATGCCGATTAACGTAGCTAAAGAAAATGAAGGATCTGTGATTAATACAGATGCAGCATATACAGATATCACAAAGAAATATGCTTGGGGTAATTTTGCGACATCACCTTATTTGGATCCTGAATCGTACCGTATGTTGAGTTTGATTACCAATACAATAACAGGTAGTACCGCTACGCAGTTATTAGAACAAGGAAAAGCAAAAGAAGCCAAAGAAGTTGCGGTATTGACTTATGAGAAAATGCCAAAACGTGTTTTCTTGATGCGTGATGCTTTAAGTTATGCACTAGTTATTAATGTATTGTATAGTGTGGGAGAAAATCAGAAAGCAAATGATATTGTTAGTCGTAATTTGTTATTCTTAAAACAAAATATGGCTTATTATAATGACATCGCTCAAACGAAAGCAGAATTAGAATACGCAAATATTCAAACAGCGCTTCGAACACTAGGAGCCTATAAAAGTATTTTATCACAAACGAAAGAGACGAAACTTCTACAAGAAGTAACTCAACTTGAAAATGGTTATAAAAAACAATTTGGATTAGAATAA
- a CDS encoding ribose-phosphate pyrophosphokinase, translating into MPLQFNTVKLFAGSGTTELAEKIATAYGKPLGDKSLSRFSDGEIQPFYNESVRGSDVFIVQSTNQPTDNLFELLLMIDAAKRASAHYITAVVPYFGFARQDRKDKPRVAIGAKMIANLITAAGASRIMTMDLHAAQIQGFFDIPVDHLDGSIIFVPYIKSLNLPNLTIASPDMGGSYRARTFAKFFNAEVIICDKRRKRANEIESMSIIGDVTGQDVVLIDDICDTAGTLSKAAALIMESGARSVRAVCTHAVLSGKAYETIENSVLSEMIVTDTIQLDPEKMKQSTKIRVLSTADLFGKAIKNVNQHSSISDLFTID; encoded by the coding sequence ATGCCTTTGCAATTCAACACGGTTAAGTTATTCGCTGGTTCTGGCACTACAGAATTGGCAGAAAAAATCGCTACTGCTTATGGAAAGCCTCTTGGTGACAAGAGTTTATCTCGTTTTAGCGATGGAGAAATCCAACCTTTTTACAATGAATCCGTTCGTGGAAGTGATGTATTCATCGTTCAATCAACCAATCAACCAACCGATAATTTGTTTGAATTATTATTGATGATTGATGCAGCAAAACGTGCTTCAGCACATTACATCACTGCAGTGGTTCCTTATTTTGGTTTTGCTCGTCAAGATCGTAAAGATAAACCACGTGTAGCCATTGGAGCAAAAATGATCGCGAACCTGATCACAGCAGCAGGTGCCTCTCGAATCATGACAATGGACTTACATGCTGCTCAAATCCAAGGTTTCTTTGATATTCCTGTTGATCACTTAGATGGTTCCATTATCTTCGTTCCTTACATCAAGTCACTTAACCTTCCAAACCTGACGATTGCATCTCCAGATATGGGAGGTTCATACCGTGCTCGTACATTTGCAAAATTCTTCAATGCTGAAGTTATTATTTGTGATAAACGCCGTAAACGTGCCAATGAAATTGAATCTATGTCAATCATTGGTGATGTAACAGGTCAAGATGTTGTATTGATCGATGACATCTGTGATACTGCTGGAACTTTATCAAAAGCTGCTGCATTAATCATGGAAAGTGGTGCTCGATCAGTAAGAGCAGTATGTACACATGCTGTATTATCTGGTAAAGCATATGAAACAATTGAGAATTCGGTATTGTCTGAAATGATTGTTACAGATACGATTCAATTAGATCCTGAAAAAATGAAACAGTCTACTAAAATTAGAGTGTTATCTACAGCAGATTTATTTGGAAAAGCGATTAAAAATGTAAATCAACATAGTTCTATCTCAGATTTATTCACGATTGATTAA
- a CDS encoding 50S ribosomal protein L25/general stress protein Ctc has protein sequence MKSIAISGSVRQNVGKRDSKELRYEGNIPAVLYGGATQTHLSVSAADLKPVLYTPEVVFVELNLDGKTVKAIVQDAQFHPLTDLVTHIDFLELNDEKEVTLNIPVKLTGTSPGVKLGGKLVQKLRKLRIKALPGNLPQEIEVPMESLEVGKSFRVAQVTLQNAKVLNNADDTIVSVIMSRALRQAEQEAAKATKGGKK, from the coding sequence ATGAAATCAATTGCTATTAGCGGTTCTGTAAGACAGAACGTAGGGAAAAGAGATTCAAAAGAATTGCGTTATGAAGGTAATATTCCTGCAGTTCTTTATGGTGGTGCTACACAAACACACCTGTCTGTATCCGCAGCTGATTTGAAACCAGTTCTTTACACACCAGAGGTTGTATTCGTAGAATTAAACCTTGATGGAAAAACTGTAAAAGCTATTGTTCAAGACGCTCAATTCCATCCATTAACTGACTTAGTTACTCATATCGACTTTTTGGAGTTAAATGATGAGAAAGAAGTTACTTTAAATATTCCTGTAAAATTAACTGGAACTTCTCCAGGTGTTAAATTAGGGGGTAAATTAGTTCAAAAACTACGTAAATTACGTATTAAAGCTTTACCTGGAAACTTGCCTCAAGAGATTGAAGTTCCTATGGAGTCTTTAGAAGTTGGTAAATCATTCCGCGTAGCTCAAGTAACTTTACAAAATGCTAAAGTATTAAACAATGCTGACGATACAATCGTATCTGTTATCATGTCACGTGCTTTACGTCAAGCAGAACAAGAAGCTGCAAAAGCAACTAAAGGTGGTAAAAAATAA
- a CDS encoding beta-N-acetylhexosaminidase — MSIRLHHVLFPKKKKKYLISVAVLFVSYQLQAQDSRFAIIPKPTEIIAHNGEFTLTPQTLILINKENRSEIQELAKLIKVSTGFDLKIEEESTRKKGIHFVIDKTLKNIPIEGYKLDVIANNIIVKANSPTGLYYGTQTLRQLLPSKIESTSIVNNSKWIVPNVTITDAPRYHWRGYMQDASRTFYSVNVIKKYLDVMALYKMNTFHWHLTDDQGWRIEIKKYPKLTSEKTTVFHHTTNQPAERSGFYTQDQIKEVVAYAKERHITIVPEIDVPGHSWPTILAYPELGVNKHSYPNHIFPFVSSWGYWGNQFTPNTLDPTKEIVYEFLNDVFTEVISLFPGQYVHFGGDEVRHDLWEKEPHVIDFMQKNNLKNVQELQSYFVTRISKIISGKGKIPLGWNDILADAKNLPKETAIMSWLGADAIKQAVENGFQSVATPTAPLYFDITQADRNDGTMSDLAYDNINTIERVYNYDPAQGLTSEEEKLVLGVQANQWTALPQEVKDMNVQNFPRLLAVAETGWTAKDKKDFTNFSNRLNHHYDRLNELKVDYYRSGGYIVSKWSPATVSEEFKEMNVDVTKKVYTNGRIQTGFFFTEGKNFLEIDGVQLLEDGKVIASDNHHALADKFRGTNKIKPFFFNFEVKNYNPHSKYTVMAKVRSVGGTNSYGNFTFNLSPYQPFTIAESR; from the coding sequence ATATCAATCCGATTACATCATGTTTTATTTCCAAAAAAAAAGAAGAAATACCTTATTTCGGTAGCTGTTTTATTCGTTTCTTATCAATTACAAGCACAGGATTCTCGTTTTGCAATTATCCCAAAGCCTACGGAAATCATTGCTCACAATGGAGAATTTACGTTAACTCCACAAACATTAATATTAATAAATAAAGAAAACCGTTCTGAAATACAAGAACTAGCAAAGTTGATTAAAGTTTCTACGGGTTTTGATCTTAAAATTGAAGAAGAAAGTACAAGAAAAAAAGGAATACACTTCGTCATTGATAAAACTTTAAAAAATATTCCAATAGAAGGATATAAATTAGATGTAATAGCCAATAATATTATTGTCAAAGCAAATTCACCCACTGGTTTATACTATGGGACACAAACCCTCAGACAATTATTACCAAGTAAGATCGAAAGTACATCTATCGTAAATAATAGCAAATGGATAGTTCCAAATGTCACCATCACTGATGCTCCAAGGTATCATTGGCGTGGCTATATGCAAGATGCAAGCAGGACATTTTATAGTGTTAATGTCATTAAAAAGTATTTGGATGTGATGGCGCTATATAAAATGAATACTTTTCATTGGCATTTAACAGATGATCAAGGTTGGCGCATTGAAATCAAAAAATATCCGAAATTGACTTCTGAAAAAACAACTGTTTTCCATCACACGACGAATCAGCCAGCTGAAAGAAGTGGATTTTATACACAAGATCAAATCAAAGAAGTTGTAGCATATGCTAAAGAAAGACATATTACGATTGTTCCAGAAATTGATGTTCCAGGACATTCCTGGCCAACAATTTTGGCATATCCAGAGTTAGGAGTTAATAAACATTCTTACCCAAACCATATATTCCCTTTTGTTTCTTCATGGGGTTATTGGGGAAATCAATTTACGCCAAATACGTTAGATCCAACCAAAGAGATCGTGTATGAGTTTCTAAATGATGTTTTTACCGAAGTCATTTCTTTATTCCCAGGTCAATATGTTCACTTTGGAGGAGATGAAGTACGTCATGATCTTTGGGAAAAAGAGCCTCATGTAATAGATTTCATGCAAAAAAATAACCTCAAAAATGTTCAAGAACTTCAAAGCTACTTTGTAACAAGAATTTCAAAAATAATCAGTGGTAAAGGAAAGATACCACTAGGATGGAATGATATTTTAGCTGATGCTAAAAATCTACCAAAGGAGACTGCGATTATGAGTTGGCTTGGTGCTGATGCCATAAAACAAGCCGTTGAGAATGGCTTTCAAAGTGTGGCGACTCCTACTGCCCCTTTATATTTCGATATCACACAGGCTGATCGCAATGATGGTACGATGAGTGACCTTGCTTATGATAATATCAATACAATTGAGAGGGTTTATAATTATGATCCAGCTCAAGGATTAACGTCTGAAGAAGAAAAATTGGTATTAGGTGTACAAGCAAATCAATGGACTGCATTGCCCCAAGAAGTAAAAGATATGAATGTTCAAAACTTCCCTCGTCTATTAGCTGTTGCCGAAACAGGATGGACAGCTAAAGACAAGAAAGATTTCACTAATTTCTCTAATCGATTGAATCATCATTATGATCGATTAAACGAATTGAAGGTTGATTATTATAGAAGTGGTGGCTATATCGTATCAAAATGGTCGCCTGCTACTGTTTCTGAAGAATTCAAGGAAATGAATGTTGACGTAACTAAAAAAGTGTACACAAATGGGCGTATCCAAACAGGTTTTTTCTTTACTGAAGGTAAAAATTTCTTAGAAATTGATGGCGTACAGCTTTTAGAAGATGGAAAGGTTATTGCTTCAGATAATCATCATGCTTTGGCTGATAAATTTAGGGGGACGAACAAAATCAAACCTTTTTTCTTTAATTTTGAAGTCAAAAATTATAACCCTCATTCAAAATATACGGTAATGGCCAAAGTGAGAAGTGTTGGTGGTACAAATTCATATGGAAATTTTACTTTCAATTTGAGTCCTTATCAACCTTTTACCATAGCGGAATCGAGATAA
- a CDS encoding M56 family metallopeptidase — protein MENILNYAIQINVLLSVVYLGYALLLKNLTFYKLNRSYFMAGILFSFTYPFLDIQSWFAKPIPSVGEIAMDWSMYFRKDTETSIFTLNNLLLVLFAIGILLLLCRFILQMVSLLRIHIYSEPAQWQSYFFRNVFIPIVPFSFLNKIYVNREHHNDPELLDIFKHEDIHVKGLHSIDILISEFTLISSWFNPFVWLIRKAIRENLEFLTDQQVLNNGVDRQTYQYSLLRVNNNDGTAALGNQFSFKTLKRRIMMMNKKRSAKIQMSKYAFMLPVFILTAGAFTLNKAEAKIMEAIDATKDINLKPVLPNISILDLSQGTLKGKVTGIRVKSDTLSVKAKQDGGSVKIVKRIEIEDNITQGNPILKRDVLYVMDGKEIDAEDIKTVDPNSIKAINVLKDKSATRKYGDKGNNGVVEITSRSRENSVEEVTKGDAVGLYMESVDHVDGVSKIRLRGKAVEPLVILDGKIYDGEVNSIKPDNIESIEVLKDASATDLYGVKGGNGVILITSKKGEKVVGYSSKNFVDKKESSKNYKTIILNNKKPFILDETSSNKNKIMIREKEIKPLIVLDGKPKDNDFDLNTINPNDIESVTVLKDASATDLYGAKVGNGVILVTTKNGDDKTDGKSGYKTDTVTIMGVKSVGSDKK, from the coding sequence ATGGAAAATATCCTAAATTATGCTATTCAAATTAATGTATTGCTCAGTGTCGTATACTTAGGCTATGCTTTGTTATTAAAAAACCTAACATTTTATAAGCTGAACCGCTCTTATTTTATGGCAGGTATTTTATTTTCATTCACTTACCCTTTTTTAGATATACAATCTTGGTTTGCCAAACCTATTCCATCCGTAGGGGAGATCGCGATGGATTGGTCTATGTATTTTAGAAAAGATACTGAAACTTCAATTTTTACATTAAATAATTTACTGCTCGTCTTATTTGCAATTGGCATTTTGCTATTACTTTGCCGTTTTATTCTGCAGATGGTCAGCTTATTGCGTATTCATATTTATTCGGAACCAGCGCAATGGCAGTCTTATTTCTTCAGAAATGTTTTTATACCGATCGTCCCTTTTTCTTTTTTAAATAAAATATATGTCAATCGTGAACATCATAATGATCCTGAGTTACTAGATATTTTTAAGCATGAGGATATCCATGTAAAGGGTCTGCATTCGATTGATATTTTAATCAGTGAGTTTACTTTAATCAGCAGCTGGTTTAATCCTTTCGTATGGCTCATACGCAAAGCGATACGCGAAAATTTAGAATTCTTAACGGATCAACAGGTATTAAATAATGGCGTTGATAGACAAACATATCAATATAGTTTGCTACGTGTAAATAATAACGATGGCACCGCAGCATTGGGTAATCAATTTAGTTTTAAAACTTTAAAAAGAAGAATTATGATGATGAATAAAAAACGCTCCGCAAAAATACAAATGAGCAAATATGCTTTTATGTTACCTGTTTTTATTTTAACTGCAGGCGCTTTCACTTTAAATAAAGCAGAAGCCAAAATCATGGAAGCCATTGATGCAACTAAAGACATCAATTTAAAACCTGTTTTACCTAATATCTCAATTTTAGATTTAAGTCAAGGCACGTTGAAAGGAAAAGTGACTGGTATAAGGGTGAAAAGTGACACACTGTCTGTTAAAGCAAAACAAGATGGTGGTTCGGTTAAGATCGTTAAAAGAATAGAAATTGAAGATAATATCACCCAAGGAAATCCAATTTTAAAAAGGGATGTATTGTATGTTATGGATGGAAAGGAAATTGATGCAGAAGATATTAAGACTGTAGACCCCAATAGCATAAAAGCAATAAATGTTCTTAAAGATAAAAGTGCAACTCGCAAATATGGAGATAAAGGTAATAATGGGGTTGTAGAGATTACGAGCAGATCGAGAGAAAATTCTGTTGAGGAGGTAACAAAAGGTGACGCTGTTGGTTTATATATGGAGTCTGTTGATCATGTAGATGGAGTTAGCAAAATTAGGCTACGTGGGAAAGCGGTAGAACCATTAGTTATTCTGGACGGAAAAATCTATGATGGTGAAGTAAATTCTATTAAACCAGATAATATTGAAAGTATAGAGGTACTAAAAGACGCTTCAGCTACTGATCTTTATGGAGTTAAAGGTGGAAATGGTGTTATTTTAATCACTTCTAAGAAGGGAGAGAAGGTCGTGGGATATAGTTCTAAAAATTTTGTAGATAAAAAAGAATCTTCAAAAAATTACAAAACAATAATCTTAAACAATAAAAAACCATTCATTTTAGATGAGACTTCTTCAAATAAAAACAAGATAATGATTCGTGAAAAAGAAATAAAACCATTAATTGTTTTGGATGGAAAGCCGAAGGATAATGATTTCGATTTGAATACCATAAATCCAAACGATATTGAATCGGTTACTGTCTTAAAAGACGCTTCAGCTACTGATCTTTATGGAGCTAAAGTTGGAAATGGTGTGATTCTTGTCACGACAAAAAATGGTGACGATAAAACGGATGGAAAGTCAGGTTACAAAACCGATACTGTCACTATTATGGGAGTGAAATCAGTTGGATCCGACAAAAAATAA